A genomic segment from Scomber japonicus isolate fScoJap1 chromosome 11, fScoJap1.pri, whole genome shotgun sequence encodes:
- the LOC128367553 gene encoding hyccin 2-like isoform X2, giving the protein MLGSERGVVEEWLSEFKSLPETHIPSYAGSLHLKKSLVPALYRVIQDPNNELLEPVCHQLFELYRSSEDRLRRFTLQFLPELVWVYLRITASRDRQSNGCIEALLLGIYNLEIVDKDGNSKLLSFTIPSLSKPSIYHEPSTLGSMALTEGALCQHDLIRVVYSGLHPQRETFTAQNRFEVLCFLMLCYNSAVVYMPLSSYQSVCRMSSRLCVCGFPRQQQKLWREPCNRVLLDPEFMVQMLTAVYHAIYNGEWEMGREALEDILYRAQLELYSQPLLLGNAMKNSLPDSAPDEPQGRKVLQVEVTPTISRISISAITTASIRRHRWKREDADGMSGGEDSFNINDPDEGFSSGASNSSQPSGTKTGGSVGPRGGSLNSSSSSSIKKAITARLSRDKEREREKERERERERGREAEKQAELSADHQAVVRRHHQRQQSPPASINLDAIQLSPIKKHLSFPVGPMLVRTGSTSSSKSFDCMSFNLNGGREDREEGPGGSDKEGVLPAGGSHRHSTISLQEEHLIRPEDAQDLLSPGAPLSKQSRSPSFNMQIISQV; this is encoded by the exons TCCCTACCAGAAACCCACATCCCCAGCTACGCAGGCAGCCTTCATCTGAAGAAGTCCCTGGTGCCAGCACTCTACAGAGTCATCCAGGATCCCAACAATGAG CTGTTGGAGCCTGTGTGCCACCAACTGTTTGAGTTGTACCGGAGCTCTGAAGACCGCCTCCGACGTTTCACCCTGCAGTTCCTGCCTGAACTAGTGTGGGTATATCTGCGGATCACGGCCAGCAGGGATCGCCAGAGCAATGGCTGCATCGAGGCCCTCCTCCTGGGCATCTATAACCTG GAGATCGTGGACAAAGATGGCAACAGCAAGCTCCTCTCCTTCACAATCCCGTCCCTGTCCAAACCATCGATATATCATGAG CCTTCTACCCTGGGGTCCATGGCACTGACAGAGGGGGCTTTGTGTCAACATGACCTGATCAGAGTGGTGTACAGTGGCCTCCATCCTCAGCGAGAGACCTTCACCGCTCAGAACAG GTTCGAGGTGCTGTGTTTCCTCATGCTCTGCTACAACTCTGCTGTGGTCTACATGCCCCTCTCCTCCTATCAGTCAGTTTGCAGAATGAGCTCACG gttgtgtgtatgtggcttCCCCCGGCAGCAGCAGAAGCTTTGGAGGGAGCCGTGCAACCGCGTGCTGCTGGACCCCGAGTTCATGGTGCAGATGCTGACTGCTGTTTATCATGCCAT ataCAATGGAGAGTGGGAGATGGGGCGGGAAGCTCTGGAGGACATTCTGTACAGAGCCCAGCTTGAACTTTACTCCCAGCCTCTTCTG CTGGGGAACGCCATGAAGAACTCGCTGCCAGACAGTGCCCCCGATGAGCCACAGGGGCGCAAGGTGCTCCAGGTGGAAGTGACACCTACCATTAGCCGCATCTCCATCTCAGCCATCACCACTGCCTCCATACGACGCCACCGCTGGAAGAGAGAGG ATGCTGATGGTATGAGCGGCGGGGAGGATTCCTTCAACATAAATGACCCAGACGAGGGCTTCTCCTCCGGGGCATCAAACAGCAGCCAGCCCAGCGGCACAAAGACAGGTGGCAGCGTGGGTCCGAGGGGAGGCAGcctaaacagcagcagcagcagcagcatcaagaAAGCCATCACAGCCCGACTGTCTCGGGataaggagagggagagggagaaggagcgggagcgagagagggagagggggagagaggcgGAAAAACAGGCCGAGTTGTCGGCAGATCACCAGGCTGTTGTGAGGAGGCATCACCAGAGGCAGCAGTCACCTCCAGCCAGCATCAACTTGGATGCCATCCAGCTGAGTCCCATAAAGAAGCACCTGAGTTTCCCTGTCGGGCCCATGCTGGTACGGACTGGCAGCACCTCCTCCAGCAAGTCCTTCGACTGCATGAGTTTCAACCTGAACGGAGGCAGGGAGGACCGGGAGGAGGGGCCAGGTGGCTCAGACAAGGAAGGGGTGCTTCCAGCAGGTGGCTCTCACCGCCACTCCACCATTAGCCTGCAGGAGGAGCACCTCATCAGGCCAGAGGATGCCCAGGACCTCCTGTCCCCTGGAGCTCCTCTCTCCAAGCAGTCCCGCTCCCCGAGCTTCAACATGCAGATCATATCACAGGTCTAA
- the trpm2 gene encoding transient receptor potential cation channel subfamily M member 2 gives MFHRGLIKVAQTTGAWIITGGTHAGVMKHVGQALRDYTLSSNPMQGQIVAIGVATWGIIHNRDVMVHSEGCFPAHYSMDIKGQGQLSCLDNNHTHFLLVDNGTHGKYGVEIELRSHLEKCISGKHLGNKESGVTIPVVCVVLDGGPGTLNTIYNAMLNGTPCVILEGSGRIADVIAQVSGLPVTRITISLISQLLEKFFGQEYENFTDFKIIKWTKQIQDIIRMSHLLTVFRVSEDDHCDVDVAILQALLKASRINETLGTEAWKRQLELAIAWNRVDIAETEIFTEESQWKSSDLHWAMFSALVSNKPQFVSLLLENGVSLRDFLQDEDTLCELYKQLPACFFLNKLAKRVHSSRRSMKRVFFRSRPHRGQGESISMTHVSDEVRHLLGSFTQHLYPATTTHDFNVSMEDSSVSVSLQRGTTALLREASIEAQRDPGRDLFLWAIVQNNRELAEIAWEQCRDCMSAALAASKILKKMAQEGNDADESEDMCALASHYEQHAIGVFSECYNCDEERAQKLLVRASPYWGRTTCLRLALEADDKSFVALSGVQALLTQIWCGGLSVDNPVWRVVICMIFFPFIYTGFLTSRRDELIHRETEKSEEVKTVEMVTGSILRTKFRGLDPTSLQHLKPLSKWSRLACLYNSPQVKFYLNIVSYFAFLFLFAVVLMIDFQETPSAGEVLLYIWLFSLVCEEVRQLFHDPDGFGFRKKSTMYIKDIWNILDVMSIILFIFGLAFRLTTELFYAGKVLLCIDFVIFCLRLMAIFTISRTLGPNIIMVKRMVKDMFFFMFLLSIWVVAYGVAKQGILIHNDNRLDWIMRGAVYEPYLIIFGNVPTNIDYAEFNIDTCTMNGTDPLKPKCPVLNENQTPAFPEWLTIIMLCIYLLFANILLLNLLIAIFNFTFQEVQDNTDRIWKFQRYELIKEYHSRPAAPPPFIIFSHLYLLIRNIVLSKPPIKSKGFKDVLPQIEEEELLSWEALMKDRYLLSTQQEQSQSMERRILDTAQKVTTMTDMLEREEETNSAAMMKRLARLEEQVSQSTKILQWIMDNLKSQGSAAKESQPTSQLPHSAASTTIDSESPNIEKEEGGFHVNARQFDYPNSKLKRFPVPEEKVPWEVNFSSYVPTPYTPEDDHRDGAESEALDNYRNPSGRTGMTGRGALSRLGPNLNVDLVLTRWKDSEKSVLEFLAIGDVYQQTLTLPGGPVESTHHLPLTLESTMGKKLYEKLNEKILEGTKVSEGYVDDSRNTDNAWVELTVINLHLYGTSQIMTEINKVACLQWQEVNRKTRLISNQRDSLRRVADLHSRKF, from the exons ATGTTCCACAGAGGTCTTATCAAAGTGGCCCAGACAACAG GTGCGTGGATCATCACCGGAGGTACCCATGCAGGTGTGATGAAGCATGTAGGGCAGGCTCTGAGGGATTACACCCTGAGCAGCAACCCCATGCAGGGCCAGATCGTGGCAATCGGAGTGGCAACATGGGGAATAATTCACAACAGGGATGTTATGGTGCATTCAGAG GGTTGTTTCCCAGCCCATTACTCGATGGACATCAAGGGCCAGGGCCAACTGTCCTGCCTCGATAACAACCACACGCATTTCCTGCTGGTGGATAATGGCACTCATGGAAAATACGGGGTGGAGATCGAATTGCGGAGTCATCTGGAGAAATGCATCTCCGGAAAGCATCTTGGAAATAAAG AGAGTGGTGTTACCATCCCTgtggtgtgtgttgttttggatGGAGGACCAGGCACTCTGAAT ACTATCTATAACGCCATGCTGAATGGTACACCGTGTGTGATCCTGGAGGGCTCCGGGAGGATAGCAGATGTGATCGCCCAGGTATCAGGACTGCCAGTGACCCGGATCACTATCAGCCTCATCAGCCAGTTATTAGAGAAGTTTTTCGGCCAAGAGTATGAAAACTTCACTGACTTCAAGATAATAAAATGGACCAAGCAG ATTCAGGACATCATCAGGATGTCACACTTGCTGACAGTATTCAGAGTAAGCGAGGACGATCATTGTGATGTGGATGTAGCCATTCTTCAAGCACTCCTTAAAG CTTCAAGGATCAACGAGACACTGGGAACAGAGGCCTGGAAGAGGCAGCTGGAGCTGGCTATAGCCTGGAACCGTGTGGACATTGCTGAGACTGAGATCTTCACTGAGGAAAGTCAGTGGAAG TCCAGTGACCTCCACTGGGCCATGTTCTCTGCCCTGGTTAGCAACAAGCCTCAATTTGTGAGTCTGCTACTAGAAAACGGTGTGAGTCTGAGGGATTTCCTGCAGGACGAGGACACTCTGTGTGAGCTCTACAAACAGCTGCCCGCCTGCTTTTTTCTAAACAAGCTGGCCAAGCGGGTCCACAGTTCCCGCCGCAGCATGAAACGAGTGTTCTTCAGGTCTCGACCTCACCGAGGGCAAGGTGAAAGCATTTCCATGACTCATGTGTCCGATGAGGTGCGCCACCTACTGGGCAGTTTCACCCAGCACCTCTACCCTGCCACCACGACACATGACTTCAACGTGTCCATGGAGGATTCATCAGTGTCAGTGAGTCT TCAGAGAGGTACCACAGCTCTACTCAGGGAGGCCAGCATTGAGGCACAGAGGGATCCAGGCAGAGACCTTTTTCTTTGGGCTATTGTCCAGAACAATAGAGAGCTGGCTGAAATAGCCTGGGAGCAG TGTAGAGACTGCATGTCTGCTGCTCTGGCCGCCAGTAAGATCCTGAAGAAAATGGCTCAAGAAGGAAATGATGCAGACGAGTCAGAGGACATGTGCGCACTCGCCAGCCACTATGAGCAACACGCCATTG GTGTGTTCAGCGAGTGTTATAACTGTGACGAGGAGCGAGCTCAGAAGTTGTTGGTTCGTGCATCACCGTATTGGGGCAGGACGACGTGCCTGAGGCTGGCACTGGAGGCTGATGATAAGAGTTTTGTAGCTCTGTCAGGTGTTCAG GCTCTTCTGACGCAGATTTGGTGTGGCGGGCTCTCAGTGGACAACCCTGTGTGGAGAGTCGTAATCTGCATGATCTTCTTCCCGTTTATCTACACTGGCTTTCTGACTTCCAG ACGTGACGAACTCATCCACAGGGAAACTGAGAAGAGTGAGGAGGTGAAGACAGTGGAGATGGTGACAGGAAGTATACTTCGAACAAAATTTCGTGGCCT TGACCCCACCAGCCTGCAGCACCTGAAGCCTCTGAGCAAGTGGTCCAGATTGGCCTGCCTGTACAACTCTCCGCAGGTCAAATTTTACTTGAACATAGTGTCCTACTTcgccttcctcttcctgttcgcTGTGGTGCTCATGATCGATTTCCAGGAAACGCCATCTGCTGGGGAGGTGCTGCTCTACATCTGGCTGTTCTCTCTGGTGTGTGAGGAGGTCAGACAG TTGTTTCATGATCCTGATGGCTTTGGGTTTCGGAAGAAATCCACAATGTACATCAAAGACATATGGAATATTTTAGATGTCATGTCCATCATCCTCTTTATTTTTGGGCTTGCATTTAG gCTGACGACTGAGCTCTTCTATGCGGGTAAAGTCCTACTCTGCATCGACTTTGTAATCTTCTGCCTCCGTCTCATGGCGATCTTCACCATCAGTCGAACTCTGGGACCAAACATCATCATGGTCAAGAGAATG GTGAAGGATATGTTCTTCTTCATGTTCCTGTTGAGTATCTGGGTAGTGGCATACGGTGTGGCGAAACAAGGCATCCTCATCCACAATGACAATCGACTGGACTGGATCATGCGGGGGGCTGTTTACGAGCCGTACCTCATCATATTTGGAAATGTTCCCACAAATATAGATT ATGCTGAGTTTAACATTGACACTTGCACCATGAATGGCACCGATCCTCTGAAGCCTAAGTGTCCAGTGCTGAATGAAAACCAAACACCAGCCTTCCCCGAGTGGCTCACCATCATCATGCTTTGTATTTACTTGCTCTTTGCAAACATACTCCTGCTCAACCTGCTCATAGCTATCTTCAA CTTTACATTCCAGGAAGTGCAAGACAACACAGACAGAATATGGAAGTTCCAAAGATATGAGCTAATAAAAGAGTACCACAGCCGTCCTGCTGCCCCTCCTCCATTTATCATCTTCAGCCATCTTTACCTCCTTATCAGAAACATAGTGCTGTCCAAGCCCCCCATCAAAAGCAAAGGATTCA AGGATGTGCTTCCTCagatagaggaagaggagctgtTGTCCTGGGAGGCCTTGATGAAAGACAGATACCTGCTGTCCACGCAGCAGGAGCAGAGCCAGAGCATGGAGCGACGCATCCTGGACACAGCCCAAAA GGTTACCACCATGACGGATATGctggagagggaagaggagacgAACTCTGCTGCTATGATGAAAAGACTGGCCAGACTAGAGGAGCAG GTTTCCCAGTCAACCAAAATCCTGCAGTGGATTATGGACAATCTGAAATCTCAGGGTTCTGCAGCAAAAGAATCACAACCAACGAGTCAGCTACCACattc TGCAGCGTCAACTACAATAGACAGTGAGTCCCCTAACATTGAAAAAGAGGAAGGCGGATTTCATGTGAATGCCCGTCAGTTCGACTACCCAAACAGCAAACTTAAACGCTTCCCTGTGCCTGAGGAAAAGGTGCCATGGGAG gTCAACTTCAGCTCATACGTGCCTACTCCTTATACCCCAGAAGATGACCACAGGGACgg AGCAGAATCAGAAGCCTTAGATAATTACAG AAACCCATCAGGGAGGACGGGCATGACGGGACGAGGTGCGCTCAGCCGCTTGGGTCCAAATCTGAATGTAGACCTTGTGCTCACACG CTGGAAAGACAGCGAGAAATCTGTTTTGGAGTTTCTGGCCATTGGAGACGTGTACCAACAAACCTTGACTTTACCTGGG GGACCTGTCGAATCTACTCATCACCTGCCACTGACTCTTGAGAGCACCATGGGGAAGAAGCTGTATGAAAAgttgaatgaaaaaatattggAGGGCACAAAG GTGTCTGAGGGTTATGTGGATGACAGCAGGAATACGGATAACGCCTGGGTGGAACTCACTGTCATAAACCTTCACCTGTACGGAACGAGCCAGATTATGACAGAAATCAATAAG GTGGCATGTCTTCAGTGGCAGGAAGTGAACAGAAAAACACGACTTATCTCAAACCAAAGAGACTCTTTGCGGCGGGTCGCTGACCTGCACAGCAGGAAGTTCTAA
- the LOC128367553 gene encoding hyccin 2-like isoform X1 encodes MLGSERGVVEEWLSEFKSLPETHIPSYAGSLHLKKSLVPALYRVIQDPNNELLEPVCHQLFELYRSSEDRLRRFTLQFLPELVWVYLRITASRDRQSNGCIEALLLGIYNLEIVDKDGNSKLLSFTIPSLSKPSIYHEPSTLGSMALTEGALCQHDLIRVVYSGLHPQRETFTAQNRFEVLCFLMLCYNSAVVYMPLSSYQSVCRMSSRLCVCGFPRQQQKLWREPCNRVLLDPEFMVQMLTAVYHAIYNGEWEMGREALEDILYRAQLELYSQPLLLGNAMKNSLPDSAPDEPQGRKVLQVEVTPTISRISISAITTASIRRHRWKREDCFDFSTEAELCITINPPSLAQQQQQHHHHHHTTWNPTAKEERGGQPHSHHSSSSSSIIPPITLEDADGMSGGEDSFNINDPDEGFSSGASNSSQPSGTKTGGSVGPRGGSLNSSSSSSIKKAITARLSRDKEREREKERERERERGREAEKQAELSADHQAVVRRHHQRQQSPPASINLDAIQLSPIKKHLSFPVGPMLVRTGSTSSSKSFDCMSFNLNGGREDREEGPGGSDKEGVLPAGGSHRHSTISLQEEHLIRPEDAQDLLSPGAPLSKQSRSPSFNMQIISQV; translated from the exons TCCCTACCAGAAACCCACATCCCCAGCTACGCAGGCAGCCTTCATCTGAAGAAGTCCCTGGTGCCAGCACTCTACAGAGTCATCCAGGATCCCAACAATGAG CTGTTGGAGCCTGTGTGCCACCAACTGTTTGAGTTGTACCGGAGCTCTGAAGACCGCCTCCGACGTTTCACCCTGCAGTTCCTGCCTGAACTAGTGTGGGTATATCTGCGGATCACGGCCAGCAGGGATCGCCAGAGCAATGGCTGCATCGAGGCCCTCCTCCTGGGCATCTATAACCTG GAGATCGTGGACAAAGATGGCAACAGCAAGCTCCTCTCCTTCACAATCCCGTCCCTGTCCAAACCATCGATATATCATGAG CCTTCTACCCTGGGGTCCATGGCACTGACAGAGGGGGCTTTGTGTCAACATGACCTGATCAGAGTGGTGTACAGTGGCCTCCATCCTCAGCGAGAGACCTTCACCGCTCAGAACAG GTTCGAGGTGCTGTGTTTCCTCATGCTCTGCTACAACTCTGCTGTGGTCTACATGCCCCTCTCCTCCTATCAGTCAGTTTGCAGAATGAGCTCACG gttgtgtgtatgtggcttCCCCCGGCAGCAGCAGAAGCTTTGGAGGGAGCCGTGCAACCGCGTGCTGCTGGACCCCGAGTTCATGGTGCAGATGCTGACTGCTGTTTATCATGCCAT ataCAATGGAGAGTGGGAGATGGGGCGGGAAGCTCTGGAGGACATTCTGTACAGAGCCCAGCTTGAACTTTACTCCCAGCCTCTTCTG CTGGGGAACGCCATGAAGAACTCGCTGCCAGACAGTGCCCCCGATGAGCCACAGGGGCGCAAGGTGCTCCAGGTGGAAGTGACACCTACCATTAGCCGCATCTCCATCTCAGCCATCACCACTGCCTCCATACGACGCCACCGCTGGAAGAGAGAGG ATTGTTTTGACTTCTCAACCGAAGCAGAGTTGTGCATCACCATCAATCCTCCTAGCCTcgcccaacaacaacaacaacaccaccaccaccaccacactaCCTGGAACCCAACagccaaagaggagagaggagggcagCCTCACagccaccacagcagcagcagcagcagcatcattcCCCCCATCACACTTGAGG ATGCTGATGGTATGAGCGGCGGGGAGGATTCCTTCAACATAAATGACCCAGACGAGGGCTTCTCCTCCGGGGCATCAAACAGCAGCCAGCCCAGCGGCACAAAGACAGGTGGCAGCGTGGGTCCGAGGGGAGGCAGcctaaacagcagcagcagcagcagcatcaagaAAGCCATCACAGCCCGACTGTCTCGGGataaggagagggagagggagaaggagcgggagcgagagagggagagggggagagaggcgGAAAAACAGGCCGAGTTGTCGGCAGATCACCAGGCTGTTGTGAGGAGGCATCACCAGAGGCAGCAGTCACCTCCAGCCAGCATCAACTTGGATGCCATCCAGCTGAGTCCCATAAAGAAGCACCTGAGTTTCCCTGTCGGGCCCATGCTGGTACGGACTGGCAGCACCTCCTCCAGCAAGTCCTTCGACTGCATGAGTTTCAACCTGAACGGAGGCAGGGAGGACCGGGAGGAGGGGCCAGGTGGCTCAGACAAGGAAGGGGTGCTTCCAGCAGGTGGCTCTCACCGCCACTCCACCATTAGCCTGCAGGAGGAGCACCTCATCAGGCCAGAGGATGCCCAGGACCTCCTGTCCCCTGGAGCTCCTCTCTCCAAGCAGTCCCGCTCCCCGAGCTTCAACATGCAGATCATATCACAGGTCTAA